The sequence GCAAATCCAAGCAATATGGGCTTACCGCCATGCGGGTCAGGCCACACGCTGAACTTAGCCACTAGGGACTCGGCACGTTTCCTTGGGTAGTAAGCCATGGATCCACGCTTAGGCCTATGAATCTTTAAACCCATAGTTCAGCCTACGTAGTCACAACCCTATTTAAAAATTATTAGTTCCCTCCAGCTTGACAACTTCCTCACAGGTTTATTACTTGCTTTGCCCAAACCATTGGCTGGTGGCCATTCCTGGTCAGCCGAAGGAACCGAGTTGTTCCTCATCACGGTAATGAACCACGTAGGTACCTAATGACGTTTATTATTGATAGGACGGCAATAACAGCCTCCTCGGTTCTTACGGTCTCAACACCTTGACCAGGTATGAAATTAATAAATGGGTATCTTTTCAAAGCCTCCTCTATGCCCTCGGCCCTGAGGATCTCATCAACGCCATGATACGGGGAACCAAAGACCACAAGAACCTTATCTCGGCTAATGATGTTCCTTAGGTTATCCATGGCATCCTTAATATTCATGCCCTCCTTACCCGTTAAAATCACATAGTCATAGTCATTAAACAACCCATTCAAATCCCCAACCTCTGGGTAAAAACCCCAATAGATGTTTAGGCGGTCCCTTGGAACAACATGCGCCCTATACGTGTCGTCCCTGGTGGTTGGGGCGTCAATTTGAACAACAACCCTCGTACCCAGTGGCATTGGTCTCGGTACCTTAGCATAGACTTCATTGCCGATCTTAATTATCGAGAAGTAGCCATCCCACCTAACCACGACCCCCTCCCTATACTCACCCCTTTGCGGTTTGCCCTCCGGTGCATGATTGGGGGTCTTTAATGGCGGTAGTAAACCAACGTACTTAAGGTCTCTGTCGAGCTTAAACAAGTCCTTCCTTAGGTATGGTGGTGCCGAGAGATATTGGAGATTCTTGTTTATGAAAACAGCCCGATCCCTATCACCAACCAGCCTATGCCTGTACACAATGATCTTGTTTACCTGAAACATAGCAGCGCCCCTACCAACATAACCGATCTTCCTCACCGCCTCCCGATCATCAGGAACCTCGGCAAGGAAGTCACTGGGTATTGCAATATCAATAATTGGTTTTAACCTTGAAACCCTCATTTTAACACCATGACTTTAAAACAAAACTACTTCTTACCTCCGCCCTTGCCCTGCTTATCCTGCTGTGCGCCACCTTGTGCGGACTCAGCAGTTGCCCTACCCATCCTTCTTTCCTCCTCCTCACTCGTTATGAATAGGCTAGTCCTTTGTTTACCGCCCACGGTAATTACAAATACGGGCTTAATTTATAAACTTTTTCACGTTTAGGGCCCCGCCTCTCCAAAGGGAAAGAGTGGCTTCAATTGGGCATAAACGTCGCAGCAAGCGTGGTGGTATCAAATAATACTTGGCTACTTCACAAGAGGAACTAAGGAGGACTGTCTCTACCTACGGAGGAAGATGACTGGGGTTCAATCCACCATTGGTGAGTATAAGGATGTGTTGTACTATGGTGCGTATATTGAATTGAATAAAGTGAAGCATAGGTTACTTCATGAGTCGGCGTGTCTACAATCTAACCTGGGTTACCCATTCAGTATTGCGCAGGATAGGTCTACCCTTTAAGATGGGGGAAGGAGGTTATTCTTTACCAAGGAGCCTCTTGAGCCCTGGGTAAATCTCAAACAACTGCTCCTGCATCGCCAGTGAGTAGTACTGTATTATTATCTCCACGACAAGTATTAATCCAATGCCACCGCCGAAGACACCAGCTATATCACCAAGGGCGGCTATGACACCAACAATTAAGCCACTTATTACTGTTAGCATCCTCACATACCTATCAAGGAATCTGGCGATCACCCTAGCACTCGGCCTAAAACCAGGTATTTGCATACCACCTTGAATTATGTACTTAGCCTGATCCTCAGCACTAAGTCCAGCTAGGTTCACCCAGACTATTGCGAAGACCACCGACAGTACAGCGTACATCACTATATGCACCGCTATGTAGGCAGCATCGATGTTCCTAGGTACGACAGTGAAGTAATAAAGCAGGGAGTTCGGGCATGGTATTAAACCAACGGTTGTAGAGTGCGCACACGCCAGCCAATTAAGGAAGGGATTGGCATTGGCCTTGTTATACGCGCTCCAAATAAGTGTTAGGCCTTCACCAACGAGGTAAACGGTGTATGCCGTGAATATTATGGGGAGCACCGAAACGTACATGAGCTTCAACGGCACTGAATACCTATAACCCCTGTACTGAACCAGGGCTACTGGTATTGACACCTCCATTAATTCCAGGTATAGTACTATCAATGCCAGGGCTATTGTTGCTATTAAGCCAGTGAGACTCGGGAGATTAACCTGGTAAAGGATAGTCATTAGGTAACTCAATTTCCCCGCTATTGCATAGTATATTGCCGTTGCCAAGGCTGGTATTGCGCCATAGGGTATTGTGGAACCCGGTAGTATGAAGGGTGAGAATGTCATAGCAAACATTTGCTTAACTATAGTAACAAGGATAAATAGCGATATACCACTACCTAGGCCCCAGCCCTTGGATATTAAGTCATCCATGAGGATTATGATGAGGGTGGCTACCAGTAATTGAATGATAATCAAGACACCACCAAGTGCATTAACGGGGATCAACTGACCACTCGTAACCAGGGCTATTGATTCAAGGAGCCCAAAGACAATTGCCAAGAGCTTAAGCAATGCATTGAATTTTGCCTGATCCTCCGGGTCCTCAAGATCCACGTTAATCATGTCAGAGAAAACAAGAATCTCAAGTATTATGCCAGCCACCACTATTGGCGTTATACCCAACTGGGCAAGTGATCCAAAGGTTATGCCCAGTATTGAGGCTATGGCTGGTGACATGAAAAAAGACGGTGTAGTGGGACTAAGCCCGTAGAGAGGCGTTATTGACATGAGGAGGTACACGGTTATCGAGAGAAAGGTCCAGAACAACCTAGAACCCATACTGAGGGCTTCCTTTGGTTTAGGGACCGTTGGCATGAGGCGTAGTATAGGTTCCACAACATCTATGAACCTACGCCCGCCACTAGCCATGCACTACCCCCCTGACGAGCTCCACGGAACCACCCACGGCCCTGACCTTCTCCTCGGCCTTCCTGGAGATCCACACTGCTTTAATAATCATAGGTTTAGTGACGCGCCCCCTACCCAGTAACTTGTTAAAACCGAGCTTCGTGAGGTCAATGACGTACTTACCATCGGCCACCTGAGCCAGACCTTTACTAACTAACTCATCAAGCATCATCTCGAGCTCTCCAACATTAATGCCAAGCTTGGCGGCAACTATCGTATTGGGCTGCTTAAAGCCATGCTTTCCAAAGAATGGATAACCATTAGTGTCCTCGGCATATTTCATGACGAGAGACCACTTATGTTTATGAAGACCTGACTTACCCCTGCCACCACTTGAGCCACTCTTTCTATGCTGGCCAACCCTACCCCAACTATGCGTTCTCAAGCCCCTGTACTTCCTCGACTTTCTCTCAAATCTCCTAACCATGACTACGATTGATTATTGAAAGCCTTAATAAATTTTACGACTATCCCTTGCCCATACAGGCAACGCATCGTTATAAAACACCTAAATTGATCAAACAAATAATTGATTCGTCTATTAGGTTGTAAACAGGAAACGGAAGGATTTAGGCTGGGTCATAGCATTCTAAGTATTAATTCGTTAATTGCAATGCCTCTATAGCCCAAGTCGCCACCCTCGTTATAACTCTTCTTAATGCCCCTGAGCCCTCCAGATGGTGGATGGAGCCTAAAGAATGGCTTTAGCTTAGGTATGCATAGAACTTTATTGTCTGCCTTGGGCCATGGTTTATTGTCAGGACACGCCAGTTGATTAACCTCACCCATTATGTACGCCAGTGCGAATTCATCAATGCTTGACCAACCATACTTCTTAATCCAATCATCAGTGAGCGGCTTATCACCAACAAGCCTACCCCTCCTCCTCAGTAGTTCCGTTAGGGTGTCGGCATCCACCTCACCCCAAGTAACCCAATCTTTGATGGTCTTAAGCATACCTAGGTAGGCTGGTCTCTCATCGATGATGACGCATGCATATCTTCTCCTTAACCTAAGTATTTCAAGGGCCCTCTCAACTTCCGGCGACGTGTCGGCTAAACCCTTGAGCCTTATTACGGCTATCCGCGTATACAGGGTATTCTTTCCTTGTTGAATGCCCTCCTGAACCTGCATAATCAGACGCTCAATAAACCTATAATTATTAAACTTTAGCCCTCCCGCTTTAAATGGAGAATGCGTAGGTCTTTCTTAGTGCGTCGTATGTCGCCTTAACCAGGTTGTGGGTGGTTCTTGTCTCGCCCCAGGTGTATGACCAAATGTCCTTAACACCAGCGAGTCTAAGGACAGTTTTAGCTGCGTCCGCGGCCACTAAACCAACACCCTTGGGTGCTGGTATTAGGAGGACCTTCACACTGCCACTCTTGCCAACTACCTTAAACGGTATGCTGTGGGGCTCGTCACAGGAGCAGTGCCAGGAGCCACAACCCCTCCTGACAGGCACTATGTTTAGTTTAGCAACCCTAATGGCCTTCTCGATTGCTTGGTTAACCTGCTTACCCTTACCCATGCCAATGCCCACATAACCATCCTCATTGCCAATAACCACAGCCACCTGGAACTGACTAACCTCACCGGCATCCGTCTGCCTCTGTACAATGTTTATGCTAACAACCTCATGCCTAAGGTTTGGCAGGAAGAAGTCAATTATCTCAGGCTCCTTAATGGGTAGGTTAAGTCTGAATATGTCATCTATTGATCTAACCTTTCCATCCTTAACTAACCTACCAACCCACGTCTTAGGCTGCCAAGCCTCAGCAGCAGACTCGGTACTCATTGACCAAAAACGTAACTGAGCCATTTAAAAATATTTACATCGTGAGAATTAACCACGTTAGGTATTGATCATTGATCCTGGGCCATTACAATACGCAACTCGTAATAAGTGATGCAGTTCCTTATTAACTGAAGTGAGCATTGAAGCATTGATATGGCGCTGGATAGGTTGATTGCGGAGACAATGCTA is a genomic window of Vulcanisaeta souniana JCM 11219 containing:
- a CDS encoding putative RNA uridine N3 methyltransferase; its protein translation is MRVSRLKPIIDIAIPSDFLAEVPDDREAVRKIGYVGRGAAMFQVNKIIVYRHRLVGDRDRAVFINKNLQYLSAPPYLRKDLFKLDRDLKYVGLLPPLKTPNHAPEGKPQRGEYREGVVVRWDGYFSIIKIGNEVYAKVPRPMPLGTRVVVQIDAPTTRDDTYRAHVVPRDRLNIYWGFYPEVGDLNGLFNDYDYVILTGKEGMNIKDAMDNLRNIISRDKVLVVFGSPYHGVDEILRAEGIEEALKRYPFINFIPGQGVETVRTEEAVIAVLSIINVIRYLRGSLP
- the secY gene encoding preprotein translocase subunit SecY; this translates as MASGGRRFIDVVEPILRLMPTVPKPKEALSMGSRLFWTFLSITVYLLMSITPLYGLSPTTPSFFMSPAIASILGITFGSLAQLGITPIVVAGIILEILVFSDMINVDLEDPEDQAKFNALLKLLAIVFGLLESIALVTSGQLIPVNALGGVLIIIQLLVATLIIILMDDLISKGWGLGSGISLFILVTIVKQMFAMTFSPFILPGSTIPYGAIPALATAIYYAIAGKLSYLMTILYQVNLPSLTGLIATIALALIVLYLELMEVSIPVALVQYRGYRYSVPLKLMYVSVLPIIFTAYTVYLVGEGLTLIWSAYNKANANPFLNWLACAHSTTVGLIPCPNSLLYYFTVVPRNIDAAYIAVHIVMYAVLSVVFAIVWVNLAGLSAEDQAKYIIQGGMQIPGFRPSARVIARFLDRYVRMLTVISGLIVGVIAALGDIAGVFGGGIGLILVVEIIIQYYSLAMQEQLFEIYPGLKRLLGKE
- a CDS encoding uL15 family ribosomal protein, producing the protein MVRRFERKSRKYRGLRTHSWGRVGQHRKSGSSGGRGKSGLHKHKWSLVMKYAEDTNGYPFFGKHGFKQPNTIVAAKLGINVGELEMMLDELVSKGLAQVADGKYVIDLTKLGFNKLLGRGRVTKPMIIKAVWISRKAEEKVRAVGGSVELVRGVVHG
- a CDS encoding 50S ribosomal protein L30, with the translated sequence MQVQEGIQQGKNTLYTRIAVIRLKGLADTSPEVERALEILRLRRRYACVIIDERPAYLGMLKTIKDWVTWGEVDADTLTELLRRRGRLVGDKPLTDDWIKKYGWSSIDEFALAYIMGEVNQLACPDNKPWPKADNKVLCIPKLKPFFRLHPPSGGLRGIKKSYNEGGDLGYRGIAINELILRML
- a CDS encoding 30S ribosomal protein S5 gives rise to the protein MSTESAAEAWQPKTWVGRLVKDGKVRSIDDIFRLNLPIKEPEIIDFFLPNLRHEVVSINIVQRQTDAGEVSQFQVAVVIGNEDGYVGIGMGKGKQVNQAIEKAIRVAKLNIVPVRRGCGSWHCSCDEPHSIPFKVVGKSGSVKVLLIPAPKGVGLVAADAAKTVLRLAGVKDIWSYTWGETRTTHNLVKATYDALRKTYAFSI